A region of Desulfuromonas thiophila DNA encodes the following proteins:
- a CDS encoding ZIP family metal transporter, giving the protein MQWFMALSPVQQASLATLFTWGMTALGASLVFFFKTIHRKVLDGMLGAAAGVMIAASFWSLLAPAIEMAENAGQTPWLPAVIGFLSGGAFLWGVDKLLPHLHLGFPTSEAEGISTSWRRSTLLCLAVTLHNIPEGLAVGVAFGALAADLPSASLAGAVALALGIGLQNLPEGTAVSVPLRREGVSRGKSFWYGQLSGMVEPVAGVIGALAVIWMQPLLPYALSFAAGAMIYVVVEEVIPESQLARNTDLATVGAMCGFALMMTLDVALG; this is encoded by the coding sequence GTGCAATGGTTCATGGCATTAAGTCCGGTTCAGCAAGCCTCGCTGGCCACCCTGTTCACCTGGGGCATGACCGCTCTGGGCGCCAGCCTGGTATTTTTTTTCAAGACCATCCATCGCAAGGTCCTCGATGGCATGCTCGGTGCCGCTGCCGGGGTGATGATCGCCGCCAGTTTCTGGTCGCTGCTGGCACCGGCTATCGAGATGGCCGAGAATGCCGGTCAGACGCCCTGGCTGCCGGCGGTGATCGGTTTTTTGAGCGGTGGCGCGTTTCTGTGGGGCGTCGACAAGCTGCTGCCGCACCTGCATCTGGGCTTTCCTACCAGCGAAGCCGAAGGCATCAGCACCAGCTGGCGCCGCAGCACCCTGCTGTGTCTGGCGGTGACGTTGCATAACATACCGGAAGGATTGGCAGTGGGTGTGGCTTTCGGTGCCCTGGCGGCCGATCTGCCGTCGGCCTCGCTGGCCGGCGCGGTGGCGCTGGCGCTGGGTATCGGCCTGCAGAACCTGCCCGAAGGCACCGCCGTTTCGGTGCCACTGCGGCGCGAAGGGGTGTCACGCGGCAAAAGCTTCTGGTACGGTCAGCTTTCCGGCATGGTCGAACCGGTGGCGGGTGTGATCGGCGCGCTGGCGGTCATCTGGATGCAGCCGCTGTTGCCCTATGCCCTGTCCTTCGCAGCCGGCGCCATGATCTATGTGGTGGTGGAAGAGGTCATTCCCGAATCGCAGCTGGCGCGCAACACCGATCTGGCTACCGTCGGTGCCATGTGTGGCTTTGCCCTGATGATGACGCTGGATGTGGCGCTGGGCTGA
- a CDS encoding YeiH family protein: protein MTREHIRPLLFILLLASCLLPIVGTGTALAGGILFSLVLGNPWPVRTALWSRQLLQWAVVGLGFGLAIGEVWTVGRSSLGYSLVGIVVTLTLGWLLARRFPLSGTTAALIACGTAICGGSAIAALAPVLRSRDDETAVALATVFTLNAVALLLFPPLGHLFDLSQQQFGIWAALAIHDTSSVVGAAAAYGPQALATGTVVKLSRALWIAPLAFAAALYLKSEQRVRLPLFIVGFIAAASLHALLPQYAVLWQGLAGVARQLLVVTLFLIGAGLNRALLQRVGAAPLALGISLWLLVGSLSLAAICAGWI from the coding sequence ATGACCCGCGAACACATCCGCCCATTGCTTTTCATTTTGCTGCTGGCCAGCTGCCTGCTGCCCATCGTCGGCACCGGCACGGCTCTGGCCGGCGGCATCCTCTTCAGTCTGGTGCTGGGCAATCCCTGGCCGGTGCGAACCGCCCTGTGGAGCCGTCAGTTGTTGCAGTGGGCCGTGGTCGGGCTGGGCTTCGGTCTGGCCATTGGCGAGGTCTGGACGGTGGGCCGCAGTTCGCTGGGCTACAGCCTGGTCGGCATTGTGGTCACACTCACTCTGGGTTGGCTGCTGGCGCGCCGCTTTCCGCTCTCGGGCACCACGGCGGCTCTGATTGCCTGCGGCACGGCCATCTGCGGCGGCAGCGCCATCGCCGCCCTGGCGCCGGTGCTGCGCTCGCGCGATGACGAAACCGCCGTCGCCCTGGCCACGGTATTCACCCTCAACGCCGTCGCCCTGCTGCTGTTCCCGCCTCTCGGCCATCTGTTTGATTTAAGCCAACAGCAGTTTGGCATCTGGGCGGCGTTGGCCATTCACGATACCAGCAGCGTGGTCGGCGCGGCTGCCGCCTATGGCCCACAGGCCCTGGCCACCGGCACCGTGGTGAAACTCAGCCGCGCCCTGTGGATCGCGCCGCTGGCCTTCGCCGCAGCGCTCTACCTGAAATCGGAGCAGCGGGTGCGACTGCCGCTGTTCATCGTCGGCTTCATCGCCGCCGCCAGCCTGCACGCCCTGCTGCCCCAGTATGCCGTGCTGTGGCAGGGCCTGGCCGGCGTGGCGCGGCAACTGCTGGTGGTGACGCTGTTCCTCATCGGCGCGGGGCTGAACCGGGCGCTGCTGCAGCGGGTCGGCGCGGCGCCGCTGGCCCTGGGAATCAGCCTGTGGCTGCTGGTCGGTTCGTTAAGCCTGGCAGCCATCTGCGCCGGCTGGATCTGA
- a CDS encoding LysR substrate-binding domain-containing protein: MALTLRKLEIFCQVAACGQVTRAAEALLLGQSAVSMALAELEQQAGGPLFLRQGRRLLLNDRGRLLLEPARQIVQAAAAFDQLLSESGAQPRGLLRIGASTTIGNYLLPALLADFSRRYPAASASLLVGNTRQVERALERGRIDLGLIEGPSHAPLLQTRPWRDDVLVVIAAPQHPLAQPGAPAATALAAADWILREAGSGTREVCEAALLPWLGSWRPYLELGHTEAIKKAVEAGMGVSCLSRLAVQRELQLGFLVELAVPVDLRRPLTLLLPRQHPATRLLQAFIELLDETAQTEG, from the coding sequence ATGGCGCTAACCCTGCGCAAACTGGAAATCTTCTGCCAGGTGGCGGCCTGCGGTCAGGTGACGCGCGCCGCTGAAGCCCTGTTGTTGGGCCAGTCGGCTGTCAGCATGGCCCTGGCCGAGCTGGAACAGCAAGCCGGAGGCCCACTGTTTTTGCGCCAGGGGCGGCGGTTGCTGCTCAACGACCGTGGTCGGCTGCTGCTGGAGCCGGCGCGGCAGATCGTGCAGGCAGCGGCCGCTTTTGACCAGCTACTCAGTGAATCGGGCGCGCAACCGCGCGGTTTGCTGCGCATCGGTGCCAGCACCACCATTGGCAACTATCTGTTGCCGGCGTTGCTGGCGGACTTCTCGCGCCGGTATCCCGCAGCCAGCGCCAGCCTGCTGGTGGGCAATACCCGGCAGGTGGAACGTGCCCTTGAGCGCGGCCGTATCGACCTGGGTCTGATCGAAGGGCCATCCCACGCCCCCTTGCTGCAGACCCGTCCCTGGCGCGACGATGTGCTGGTGGTCATCGCCGCGCCGCAGCACCCGCTGGCTCAGCCCGGTGCGCCCGCCGCAACAGCCCTGGCGGCGGCCGACTGGATTCTGCGAGAAGCGGGTTCCGGCACCCGCGAGGTGTGCGAGGCGGCCCTGCTGCCCTGGCTGGGTTCCTGGCGGCCGTATCTGGAACTCGGTCACACCGAAGCCATCAAGAAGGCCGTCGAGGCTGGAATGGGTGTCAGTTGCCTGTCGCGTCTGGCCGTGCAGCGTGAGCTGCAGCTGGGATTTCTGGTCGAGCTGGCCGTGCCGGTCGATCTGCGCCGGCCCCTGACCCTGCTGTTACCGCGCCAGCACCCGGCCACCCGGTTGCTGCAGGCCTTCATCGAGCTGCTCGATGAAACGGCTCAAACAGAAGGCTGA
- a CDS encoding response regulator, whose translation MNPSLDVIVTRPAPQDDAQAERLRQLVIKSGGHPIEVRTLAEAVTALRQSAQPLVLLSEQFDGSSALELIGLLRQCNKQAKIILLADTDNVSFLRQARSAGIFYHALEPRSEEDAQELLLALDSAAELCREQQQERRLWHRVADALS comes from the coding sequence ATGAACCCCAGCCTTGATGTCATCGTGACCCGTCCGGCGCCGCAGGATGACGCCCAGGCGGAAAGGTTGCGCCAGCTGGTGATTAAAAGCGGCGGCCACCCGATTGAAGTCCGAACGCTGGCCGAAGCCGTTACCGCCCTGCGGCAGAGCGCGCAGCCGCTGGTGCTGCTGAGCGAGCAGTTCGATGGCAGCAGCGCGCTGGAATTGATCGGGCTGCTGCGCCAGTGCAACAAGCAGGCGAAAATCATCCTGCTGGCCGATACCGACAACGTCAGCTTTCTGCGCCAGGCCCGCAGTGCCGGCATCTTTTATCATGCGCTGGAACCGCGCAGCGAAGAGGATGCCCAGGAACTGCTGCTGGCACTGGACAGCGCCGCCGAGCTGTGCCGCGAGCAACAACAGGAACGCCGCCTGTGGCACCGCGTAGCTGACGCGCTGAGCTAG
- a CDS encoding 3'-5' exonuclease encodes MKAVVFDVETSGLSPQQGHRIIELGAVKVEQGRIVDEFCTLVNGGAAIDPRAQAVHGISSAMLRGQPRPEDVIPRFRDFIGRYSLVAHNAVFDTRFLRAEFALQGFALPNAVECTLLLSRRKLRLPDHRLETVYQYFFGELPPDAQPHRALDDARLAAQIWLKLKKV; translated from the coding sequence ATGAAGGCCGTCGTCTTTGATGTTGAAACCAGTGGGCTTTCGCCACAGCAGGGCCACCGCATCATCGAACTGGGAGCGGTCAAGGTAGAGCAAGGCAGGATCGTCGATGAGTTCTGCACCCTGGTGAATGGCGGCGCCGCTATTGATCCACGCGCTCAGGCCGTGCACGGCATCAGTTCCGCCATGCTGCGCGGCCAGCCGCGCCCGGAAGACGTTATCCCGCGCTTCCGTGATTTCATCGGCAGATATTCCCTGGTGGCGCACAATGCCGTCTTTGATACCCGCTTTCTGCGCGCCGAATTTGCCCTGCAGGGTTTCGCCCTGCCCAATGCGGTGGAGTGCACGTTGCTGCTGAGTCGCAGAAAACTCCGTTTGCCCGATCACCGGCTCGAAACCGTTTACCAGTACTTTTTTGGCGAATTGCCACCGGATGCGCAACCTCATCGAGCGCTAGACGATGCCCGGCTGGCGGCGCAGATCTGGTTGAAGCTGAAAAAGGTCTGA